From the Cryptomeria japonica chromosome 2, Sugi_1.0, whole genome shotgun sequence genome, one window contains:
- the LOC131078794 gene encoding major pollen allergen Bet v 1-D/H-like yields MVAGSTAVEIVSAVEAKRLWNAVVKNAQTLFPKAAPQVFSSITTLSGNGGVGTINQVNFTPGNNEFSFVKERVDEMDEDKMVYTVSQLEGGMVGKTFCSVKSELKFRANTEGGCVITWTSYFDTLPSVNPDQTKAEKVKTSIVALFKKVDEYLVSNPTLYS; encoded by the exons ATGGTGGCTGGAAGTACAGCAGTGGAAATAGTGAGTGCAGTGGAGGCCAAGAGGCTGTGGAATGCAGTAGTGAAGAATGCACAGACCCTCTTCCCAAAGGCTGCCCCACAAGTGTTTTCAAGCATCACCACTCTTAGTGGCAATGGAGGAGTTGGCACCATCAACCAAGTAAACTTTACCCCTG GGAACAATGAGTTTAGCTTTGTGAAAGAGAGAGTGGATGAAATGGATGAAGACAAGATGGTTTACACAGTGAGTCAGCTTGAGGGAGGAATGGTGGGCAAGACATTCTGCTCTGTGAAATCTGAGCTCAAATTCAGGGCTAACACAGAGGGAGGATGTGTGATTACATGGACAAGTTACTTTGACACCCTTCCTTCTGTCAATCCTGATCAGACTAAAGCTGAGAAGGTTAAGACCTCCATTGTAGCATTGTTCAAGAAGGTTGATGAATACCTTGTCTCTAATCCCACCTTATATTCTTAG
- the LOC131859223 gene encoding major pollen allergen Bet v 1-D/H-like, producing the protein MVAGSTTVEIVSAVEAKRLWYAVTKNAKSLFLKVAPELFSSITTLSGNGGVGSINRVDFSPERVDKRDEDKMVYAMNQLEGGMVGKACSSVKCELKFRAKTGGRCVITWTCYYDTLPSVIPDQIKVEEAKTSIIALFKKVDGDK; encoded by the exons ATGGTGGCAGGAAGTACAACAGTGGAAATAGTGAGTGCAGTGGAGGCAAAGAGGCTGTGGTATGCAGTGACAAAGAATGCAAAGAGCCTCTTCCTAAAGGTTGCCCCAGAACTTTTCTCAAGCATCACCACTCTCAGTGGCAATGGAGGTGTAGGCAGCATCAACCGAGTGGACTTTAGCCCTG AGAGGGTGGATAAAAGAGACGAAGACAAGATGGTTTACGCTATGAATCAGCTTGAGGGAGGAATGGTGGGCAAGGCATGCAGTTCTGTGAAATGTGAGCTCAAATTCAGGGCTAAGACAGGAGGACGATGTGTAATTACATGGACATGTTACTATGACACCCTCCCTTCTGTCATTCCTGATCAGATTAAAGTTGAGGAGGCTAAAACCTCCATTATAGCATTGTTCAAGAAGGTTGATGGAGACAAGTGA